The DNA region CAATTGCTCCGTGGTCGCCCGCGGCTGCACGACGAGGAGATTTTCGCGGAGGGTGGAGCGGAAGATGAAGGGATCTTGAGGCACCACGCCGAAATGACGGCGCAGCTCCGCGCCCACACAGTGCCGGATATCAATCCCGCCGATCTGAATCGTCCCCTGATCGGGGTCGTACAGCCGCATCAGCAATTGCGTGATCGTGCTCTTGCCCGCTCCACTCGGGCCCACCAGCGCCACCTTCTGGCCATACGGAATGGTCAGGCTGATATCCCGCAGCACCGGCTGGCCGGGTTCGTACGCAAAGCTCACATGGGACATCACGAGGTCGCCCCGGCGCGGGATCTGGGCCTCAACCTCCAGCGGGTCCGGCGTGGTGCTGTCGGTCTCCAGAACCGCCCGAATGCGCTGCATGCTGGCATCGGCAGATCCCTTGGCAGTGGCCAGGGAGAAAAGAATTCCCAGCGGCCCCTGAAGGGTGGAAAAGGCCATGATGTATCCCGTGATCTCACCCAGCGTGATCCGTCCGGATTCGTAGCGCCAGAGCAGAACCGCGCACAGCAGCGCAAAGCAGAGATACCCCGCCGATTCGGCTTTCATATACTGATAGTGCGTATGAATATCGCGACGCACGCTCATCTGTCCGATCATCCGGGCCTGATTCTCAAAGACCCCCGAAATATGCGACTCCATCGCATAGAGCTTCACATGATGGCTGCCGCGGAGCAGGTCTGCCACGTAGCCCGACACCGTGCTTTCCACTTTCTGGTAATCGCTGTACAGGGACTGAATACGCCGGCGCGAGAGGTGCATCAGCACGACATTGATGCCGCACAACAGCAGCAAGACCATCGCCAGCATCGGATCCCACGTGCCGGTCAGCGCCAGGGTGGAGCAGACCGTGATGATCGCCCCCGGCCCCACGATCGCAAACTGCTGCAGAAAGCCCTGCACCTGAGCCAGCGGCGAACCGAACAGGTAGCTGAACAATTCGCCGGAGTTGTGCTTGATGTGAAAGCGCAGGCACAGGTGGTTCACATGGCGGAAGAAATGCGACCGCAATTCCAGCAGCACCGCTTCACGCACATGGGTAAAAATACGGTAGCCGGTGTGCCACACCGCCATCCGCCCGATCAGCGACAC from Lentisphaerota bacterium includes:
- a CDS encoding ABC transporter ATP-binding protein yields the protein MNQPSPSAAVPSQPSPEHPSGLIRLLWPYLRPHGWKIVLSLTLNAMHGLAITYQMLVAKYLIDDVIRKEGLDSAMRWSALLRLALTYLVVSLIGRMAVWHTGYRIFTHVREAVLLELRSHFFRHVNHLCLRFHIKHNSGELFSYLFGSPLAQVQGFLQQFAIVGPGAIITVCSTLALTGTWDPMLAMVLLLLCGINVVLMHLSRRRIQSLYSDYQKVESTVSGYVADLLRGSHHVKLYAMESHISGVFENQARMIGQMSVRRDIHTHYQYMKAESAGYLCFALLCAVLLWRYESGRITLGEITGYIMAFSTLQGPLGILFSLATAKGSADASMQRIRAVLETDSTTPDPLEVEAQIPRRGDLVMSHVSFAYEPGQPVLRDISLTIPYGQKVALVGPSGAGKSTITQLLMRLYDPDQGTIQIGGIDIRHCVGAELRRHFGVVPQDPFIFRSTLRENLLVVQPRATTEQLRRACKLANAWEFIEPLPLQLDTPVGEGGATLSGGQRQRLAIARALLSNSDFFIFDEATSALDTVSEAMIQEAMEKITVNHTSLIIAHRLATVRHCDRILVLKDGHIVQDGTYDELLGHPGVFQQLVQGQALRH